The following coding sequences are from one Primulina eburnea isolate SZY01 chromosome 15, ASM2296580v1, whole genome shotgun sequence window:
- the LOC140814102 gene encoding B-box zinc finger protein 22-like, with protein MKIQCNVCEAAEANVLCCADEAALCWDCDQKVHSANKLVSKHQRVPLTGSHTQMPKCDICQEAIGYFFCLEDRALLCRKCDVAIHTANSSVSLHQRFLLTGVKVGLEATEPGPSPSSGKTQSNEKNSKPESSLPKRQRTTQVSSIGQSSKNLPVPVSIGGDSSLKPPYAGVSATGNISPWQLDEFLGFGDFNQSYNFMDNGSSKADSGKFGDSDYSPTVQVADGEFDGDEYIEHVSDTFWTVPQIPSPPTASGISCPKTYQDPSDSAAFVPDICSSTLQNFNHRANSKRRRQF; from the exons ATGAAGATACAGTGCAACGTTTGCGAGGCGGCGGAGGCGAACGTCCTTTGCTGTGCGGACGAGGCGGCGCTGTGCTGGGACTGTGATCAGAAAGTTCACAGCGCCAACAAGCTCGTCAGTAAGCACCAGAGGGTCCCGCTCACTGGCTCGCATACCCAGATGCCCAAGTGTGATATTTGCCAG GAAGCTATTGGCTATTTCTTTTGTCTGGAGGACCGAGCTCTGCTTTGTAGAAAATGTGATGTTGCCATACATACTGCAAATTCCTCGGTGTCGTTGCACCAGAGGTTTTTGCTCACTGGAGTGAAAGTAGGTCTTGAAGCTACTGAACCTGGTCCATCTCCATCTTCGGGGAAGACTCAATCCAATGAAAAAAACTCTAAACCGGAATCTTCTCTTCCAAAGAGGCAGAGGACCACCCAAGTCTCATCAATTGGTCAATCCAGTAAAAATCTACCTGTCCCAGTTAGCATCGGTGGGGATTCATCGTTAAAGCCTCCATATGCTGGTGTTTCTGCAACTGGAAATATTTCACCTTGGCAGCTGGATGAATTCCTTGGATTTGGTGATTTCAATCAGAGTTACAATTTCATGGACAATGGCTCATCTAAG GCAGATAGTGGGAAGTTTGGAGATTCAGATTACTCCCCTACCGTACAAGTTGCTGATGGAGAATTTGATGGTGATGAATATATAGAACATGTCTCGGATACATTTTGGACAGTGCCACAGATTCCTTCTCCACCAACAGCATCTGGAATTTCATGCCCTAAAACTTACCAGGATCCTTCCGACTCTGCTGCCTTTGTTCCTGACATATGCTCCTCAACCTTGCAGAATTTCAATCATCGTGCTAACTCAAAACGGAGGCGGCAGTTTTGA
- the LOC140815679 gene encoding protein trichome birefringence-like 42, translated as MGFKPLSSLCHLFAIVISFLPTKYVAFEEEKPLKSCDLFKGSWVFDDSYPLYDASTQCPFNDIGLDCLKNGRPDKMYLKYRWKPIDCNISRFDGKVFLEKMRGKKIMFVGDSLSANQWQSLGCMLHSALPNSNFTLDSRGLITTLSFPEYGVSVMFMKNGFLVSLVNRTLKLDTLRGSDLWIGVDILIFNSYHWWTHTGRLQTWDNYQIGDKIIPDMDRMVAYEIALTTWANWVDSNIDPTKIAVFYQGISAVHYNGSEWKEQSKNCIGQTTPVEVGVYVGERPPGDAVVRSVLSNMKKPVSFLDILLQTQLRKDGHPSVYVGGGVDCSHWCIAGVPDTWNQLLYTILLQT; from the exons ATGGGTTTCAAGCCTTTGTCGTCCCTCTGTCACTTGTTTGCCATTGTTATCTCTTTTCTACCGACAAAATATGTAGCTTTCGAGGAAGAAAAGCCACTGAAAAGCTGTGATTTATTCAAGGGAAGCTGGGTTTTTGACGATTCTTATCCACTCTACGATGCATCGACTCAGTGCCCTTTCAACGACATCGGACTCGATTGTCTGAAAAACGGGAGGCCTGATAAAATGTACCTTAAATATAGATGGAAGCCGATTGATTGTAACATTTCCAG GTTTGATGGTAAGGTGTTTCTGGAAAAAATGAGAGGCAAAAAGATAATGTTTGTAGGGGATTCACTGAGTGCAAACCAGTGGCAATCACTGGGGTGTATGCTTCACTCAGCACTCCCAAATTCTAATTTCACCTTGGACTCGCGAGGATTGATCACTACTCTATCCTTTCCG GAATATGGAGTTTCTGTCATGTTCATGAAAAATGGATTCCTGGTAAGCCTAGTGAACCGCACACTCAAGCTTGATACACTCAGAGGCAGCGACCTGTGGATCGGAGTCGACATCTTAATCTTCAACAGCTACCACTGGTGGACACACACCGGCCGCCTTCAGAC ATGGGACAATTATCAAATTGGTGACAAAATAATCCCGGACATGGATCGAATGGTGGCATACGAAATAGCTCTGACAACTTGGGCTAACTGGGTTGATTCCAACATCGATCCCACCAAGATTGCTGTTTTTTATCAAGGAATCTCTGCAGTTCATTACAA TGGCAGCGAATGGAAGGAACAATCAAAGAACTGCATCGGGCAAACGACTCCGGTTGAAGTGGGGGTCTACGTCGGGGAAAGACCTCCGGGTGATGCGGTGGTGAGGAGCGTGCTGAGTAACATGAAAAAGCCCGTATCTTTTCTGGACATACTATTGCAGACTCAATTGAGGAAAGATGGGCACCCGTCGGTGTACGTGGGCGGAGGGGTGGATTGCAGTCACTGGTGCATTGCTGGTGTACCAGATACATGGAATCAACTTCTCTACACTATTCTTTTACAGACTTGA
- the LOC140813702 gene encoding uncharacterized protein — MLSVERPFEVWEEVQKQGQDLADRLAQGFTGLIHTHITPPSFSWPNPPTPNLFEVDFQPLNFMKPEFPLAVDNSAINGVTAIFDIGNRIGQVGVDVGACVNGVVQQFFRRLPVPFWHDENTGMSVSMEGNSPRTNMGIALQEDLGSLAERFKDYGLQKNDAMAVDESKEDENFGVTTKSLKHLGRSQGTVNVSSTYDSRTKKVESSLVARGELWRVEASQGSSISGNERSSLFLVQLGPVLFVRDSTLLLPVHLSKQHLLWYGYDRKNGVHSLCPAVWSKNRRWLLMSMICLNPLACSFMDMQFPNGQVTYVSGEGLSTSAFLPLCGGLLQAQGQYPGEMKFSFSCKNKWGTRITPMLQWPDKSFALGLEQALAWKRSGLLVRPTVQVSICPTVGGSCPGLRMELTRSVKEQLNLNLGCSLVANPYAFASVSVGRSKWNGNVGNAGVVLKVETPIGNIGRPSYSVQFNSGIEF; from the exons ATGTTGTCCGTGGAGAGACCATTTGAGGTTTGGGAGGAGGTGCAGAAGCAAGGGCAGGATTTAGCTGACAGGCTAGCTCAGGGTTTTACGGGTCTGATTCATACTCATATCACTCCACCCTCGTTTTCATGGCCAAATCCTCCCACGCCGAATCTATTCGAAGTTGATTTCCAGCCGTTGAATTTCATGAAACCGGAGTTTCCACTTGCAGTAGATAATTCTGCCATCAACGGCGTGACTGCGATTTTTGATATTGGGAACAGAATAGGACAGGTGGGGGTTGATGTCGGTGCATGTGTGAATGGTGTGGTTCAACAGTTTTTTAGGCGTTTGCCTGTGCCTTTTTGGCATGATGAAAATACCGGGATGTCAGTCAGTATGGAGGGTAATAGTCCGAGGACAAATATGGGTATTGCTCTGCAGGAGGATTTGGGATCGTTGGCGGAAAGGTTCAAGGATTATGGACTCCAAAAAAACGATGCAATGGCGGTAGATGAGTCAAAAGAAGATGAGAATTTTGGCGTGACTACCAAATCATTGAAACATTTGGGTCGATCGCAG GGTACTGTCAATGTGTCGTCAACCTATGACAGTAGAACAAAAAAAGTTGAAAGTTCCTTGGTTGCTCGAGGAGAGTTATGGAGAGTCGAAGCATCGCAAGGAAGTTCCATATCAGGAAATGAACGTTCATCTCTGTTCCTTGTCCAGCTTGGGCCTGTATTATTTGTTCGCGATTCCACATTGCTTTTGCCTGTTCATCTGTCAAAACAACACCTATTGTGGTATGGTTATGATAGGAAG AATGGAGTGCATTCCCTTTGTCCAGCAGTGTGGTCGAAAAATAGACGGTGGCTGTTGATGTCTATGATATGCCTTAATCCTTTGGCTTGT TCATTCATGGACATGCAGTTTCCAAATGGCCAGGTCACATATGTATCTGGTGAGGGTTTATCCACCAGTGCTTTCCTGCCTCTGTGCGGGGGTCTGCTTCAAGCCCAGGGTCAATATCCAGGAGAAATGAAGTTCAGTTTCTCTTGCAAG AATAAATGGGGAACACGCATAACACCAATGTTGCAGTGGCCTGACAAATCATTTGCCTTAGGCCTGGAGCAGGCCTTAGCTTGGAAGCGATCTGGCCTTCTGGTGAGGCCAACAGTACAAGTCAG CATATGTCCAACAGTCGGTGGTAGCTGTCCAGGTCTGCGGATGGAACTTACTCGTTCAGTTAAGGAGCAACTGAATCTTAACCTTGGTTGTTCCCTTGTCGCCAATCCCTACGCGTTTGCATCTGTATCT GTCGGAAGGTCCAAATGGAATGGAAATGTGGGGAACGCAGGTGTAGTCCTTAAAGTTGAAACTCCTATTGGCAATATCGGCAGGCCTTCTTACTCCGTTCAGTTCAACAGTGGTATCGAGTTTTAG
- the LOC140814172 gene encoding uncharacterized protein has product MAEIETLGILDEVRSIVSDKLQVVSYKWLSRNFLVSSNAAKRLLQNFVEKYASELEVVYSLSGWLKDKPSIYHIKLVSKNKLTDAKQEFDGHCSVHVYSVQACLPKDPATLWNHEFVQAEDFFKQPLEDDNCLRDNRFSGVSNSFVKRNAGKTPLASASMQSKAAKISGLSVSFSSHGTAEIPRPQQKKVQHSSPNVGMTSPSIVKNVKSESDVKLDPVQDPQFVASEEKVPLLLPKKKKDPNDKNSSGTGGSLASMWGRASAKSNPDVTSARADSSKQKSAASAEAQICACEAEEHASSDDDCQDFNVKRTSNGEGNRKRRVVFDMSDEEDEYQDTISLAAPDPPKNSTLGSKQGSSVSGMECNLSFDEKENKPKIKEVREADVKPKQPVDDKTIVKVEKDESPISKKTLSHVRGDDVSMRNKVADAASKRRKVLKTRIDERGREVSEVVWEGDEPESKSDDKSVEKEGNVAANHSTDRPHVARKSPSVVGNAPANKAGKGGNKKAANKDPKQGNMLSFFKKI; this is encoded by the exons ATGGCCGAAATCGAAACCCTAGGTATCCTCGACGAGGTTCGATCCATCGTCTCCGACAAGCTTCAAGTG GTTTCCTACAAATGGCTTAGTCGAAATTTTTTGGTGTCTTCTAATGCTGCAAAGAG GTTGCTACAAAACTTCGTTGAGAAATATGCAAGCGAATTAGAAGTGGTATATTCTTTATCGGGCTGGTTGAAGGATAAACCCTCTATTTACCACATAAAGCTCGTTTCCAAGAATAAGCTTACAG ATGCAAAACAAGAGTTCGATGGACATTGCTCTGTTCATGTCTACAGTGTACAAGCCTGCCTTCCTAAGGATCCAGCTACCCTTTGGAACCATGAGTTTGTCCAAGCTGAGGATTTTTTTAAGCAGCCATTGGAAGATGATAATTGTCTACGAGATAATAG GTTTTCCGGTGTTTCAAATTCCTTTGTTAAGCGAAATGCTGGGAAAACACCTTTGGCCTCTGCTTCCATGCAGTCAAAGGCAGCAAAAATTTCAGGGTTGTCTGTGAGTTTTTCTTCTCATGGTACTGCGGAAATTCCACGCCCTCAGCAGAAAAAGGTCCAGCACTCGAGTCCTAATGTTGGGATGACATCTCCTAGCATTGTAAAAAATGTTAAAAGTGAGAGTGATGTAAAGCTAGATCCGGTACAGGATCCGCAGTTTGTTGCAAGTGAAGAAAAAGTTCCTCTGCTGCTTCCTAAAAAGAAAAAGGATCCAAATGATAAAAATTCTTCTGGAACAGGAGGTTCTCTGGCTAGCATGTGGGGGCGTGCATCTGCAAAGTCAAATCCAGATGTTACCTCGGCACGAGCTGACAGCTCCAAGCAAAAATCTGCTG cTAGTGCCGAGGCTCAAATTTGTGCATGTGAAGCAGAAGAACATGCGAGCAGTGATGACGATTGCCAAGATTTTAATGTAAAGAGAACTTCTAATGGTGAAGGAAATAGAAAGAGGAGAGTTGTGTTTGATATGTCAGATGAAGAAGATGAGTATCAAGATACAATTAGCCTGGCAGCTCCTGATCCTCCAAAAAATTCTACTCTAGGTTCAAAGCAGGGGTCAAGCGTTTCAGGCATGGAGTGCAACTTAAGTTTTGATGAGAAGGAAAATAAACCCAAAATCAAGGAAGTGAGAGAAGCTGATGTAAAACCTAAACAGCCAGTGGATGATAAAACTATAGTCAAAGTTGAGAAGGATGAATCTCCCATATCGAAGAAGACCCTAAGCCATGTTCGTGGGGATGATGTAAGTATGAGGAATAAAGTGGCTGATGCTGCATCTAAGAGAAGAAAAGTGTTGAAGACACGGATTGATGAACGTGGAAGAGAAG TTAGCGAAGTTGTTTGGGAAGGCGATGAGCCAGAATCAAAATCTGATGATAAATCTGTCGAGAAAGAGGGAAATGTTGCAGCAAATCATTCTACTGACAG GCCACATGTGGCCAGGAAGTCACCTTCTGTGGTAGGCAATGCTCCAGCAAACAAAGCAGGGAAAGGTGGAAACAAAAAAGCAGCAAATAAGGATCCTAAACAAGGAAATATGCTCTCATTTTTCAAGAAGATTTGA
- the LOC140814174 gene encoding uncharacterized protein produces the protein MGCAGSKQNKGRVRKPKPWKHPQKLTKTQLIQLQEEFWHTAPHNGGTKEIWDALREAAEADPTVAQAILDNAGIIAHNPNMTVCFDGEGTRYELPKYVLSDPTNLIRDR, from the exons ATGGGGTGTGCTGGATCCAAGCAAAATAAAG GAAGAGTTAGAAAGCCGAAACCTTGGAAGCATCCACAAAAACTTACAAAGACTCAGCTTATACAGCTTCAAGAAGAGTTTTGGCATACTGCTCCTCATAATGGTGGCACCAAAG AAATTTGGGATGCGCTCAGAGAAGCTGCAGAAGCTGATCCAACTGTTGCCCAGGCAATCTTAGACAATGCAGGGATCATAGCTCATAATCCTAATATGACAGTTTGCTTTGATGGAGAGGGCACGAGATACGAGCTGCCAAAGTATGTTTTGAGTGACCCAACAAACTTGATACGAGATAGATGA
- the LOC140814110 gene encoding uncharacterized protein isoform X1, with protein MGSALLFCFSLASIVAFMIHFQAHAAPAGPLIKHLSSIMKWTKSSSKTQHQSDVSVLQFEDGYLVETVVEGSELGVVPYSIRVSQDGELFAVDAVNNNIMRITAPLSQYSRARLVAGSFQGLTGHVDGKPSDARFHHPKGVTIDDKGNVYVADTSNLAIRKIGEAGVTTIAGGKSNVAGYRDGPSEDAKFSNDFDVIYVRPSCSLLVIDRGNAALRQISLNKEDCDYENSSVSTTDILMVVGAIVVGYTSYMLQRGFGSSIFSRMQGTSGTTLEEQSASQELSTPVAVPVKDEQEAGWPSFGQLLWDLSKLALEALGGFFVQFNPFGSKRNSSKRNLTPLKDTLIMPEDEADPSLARKQRTPIPLSETRQIHAPMPNERISEAKPPKTRSTSFKDPNSSSKHRSSRRQEYAEFYGSSEVPQYGQVRPKSQKEKTKHRVREKAVETNFGASVLESKPAEISATTYERTKYDPFHLRSKYGDPYRY; from the exons ATGGGGTCTGCCCTTCTTTTTTGCTTTTCTTTAGCTTCCATTGTTGCCTTCATGATTCACTTCCAAGCTCATGCTGCTCCTGCGG GGCCATTGATAAAGCACTTGTCCTCTATTATGAAATGGACCAAGTCCTCATCCAAAACACAACACCAATCGG ATGTCAGTGTGCTTCAATTTGAAGATGGATATCTGGTTGAGACAGTTGTTGAAGGGAGCGAGCTTGGCGTTGTGCCATACTCCATCCGAGTCTCACAAGATGGAGAGCTCTTTGCTGTGGATGCGGTTAATAACAACATCATGCGGATTACAGCACCACTATCTCAAT ATAGCAGAGCAAGATTGGTTGCGGGATCATTTCAGGGTCTCACTGGCCATGTGGATGGAAAACCAAGTGATGCTCGTTTCCATCATCCAAAAGGAGTTACTATCGACGATAAAGGGAATGTTTATGTTGCTGATACATCAAATCTTGCCATTAGAAAGATAGGAGAAGCAG GTGTGACAACTATTGCTGGAGGAAAGTCAAATGTCGCGGGATACAGGGATGGACCAAGTGAAGATGCAAAATTCTCAAATGACTTTGATGTCATATATGTCAGGCCTAGTTGTTCTTTGTTAGTTATTGACAGAGGTAATGCTGCTCTTCGCCAAATCTCTCTGAATAAGGAAGACTGTGATTACGAGAACAGCTCTGTTTCAACTACAG ATATTTTGATGGTTGTTGGTGCTATCGTAGTTGGGTACACTTCATATATGCTTCAACGAGGATTCGGCTCCTCAATATTTTCCAGGATG CAGGGGACTAGCGGAACCACACTTGAAGAGCAATCGGCAAGCCAGGAGTTGTCAACTCCTGTTGCCGTGCCCGTGAAGGATGAACAAGAAGCCGGATGGCCGTCTTTTGGACAGTTATTATGGGACCTATCCAAACTTGCCCTGGAAGCACTAGGTGGCTTTTTTGTTCAATTCAATCCATTTGGCTCGAAACGAAATAGTTCCAAAAGAAACCTTACGCCATTGAAAGACACTCTCATCATGCCTGAAGATGAGGCCGATCCATCTTTAGCTCGAAAACAGAGAACTCCAATTCCCCTTTCCGAAACTAGGCAGATTCATGCTCCGATGCCTAATGAAAGAATTTCAGAAGCAAAGCCTCCTAAAACTCGCTCCACAAGCTTTAAAGATCCAAATTCATCAAGCAAGCACAGATCTTCAAGGAGACAAGAATATGCTGAGTTTTACGGGTCAAGTGAGGTTCCACAGTATGGACAAGTCAGGCCTAAGAGCCAGAAAGAAAAGACAAAGCATCGTGTGAGAGAGAAAGCCGTAGAGACGAATTTCGGAGCATCCGTGTTGGAGTCTAAGCCTGCTGAAATCAGTGCAACCACCTATGAACGTACAAAGTATGATCCTTTTCACCTCAGGAGCAAATATGGGGATCCGTATCGTTATTAA
- the LOC140814110 gene encoding uncharacterized protein isoform X2, whose translation MGSALLFCFSLASIVAFMIHFQAHAAPAGPLIKHLSSIMKWTKSSSKTQHQSDVSVLQFEDGYLVETVVEGSELGVVPYSIRVSQDGELFAVDAVNNNIMRITAPLSQYSRARLVAGSFQGLTGHVDGKPSDARFHHPKGVTIDDKGNVYVADTSNLAIRKIGEAGVTTIAGGKSNVAGYRDGPSEDAKFSNDFDVIYVRPSCSLLVIDRGNAALRQISLNKEDCDYENSSVSTTDILMVVGAIVVGYTSYMLQRGFGSSIFSRMGTSGTTLEEQSASQELSTPVAVPVKDEQEAGWPSFGQLLWDLSKLALEALGGFFVQFNPFGSKRNSSKRNLTPLKDTLIMPEDEADPSLARKQRTPIPLSETRQIHAPMPNERISEAKPPKTRSTSFKDPNSSSKHRSSRRQEYAEFYGSSEVPQYGQVRPKSQKEKTKHRVREKAVETNFGASVLESKPAEISATTYERTKYDPFHLRSKYGDPYRY comes from the exons ATGGGGTCTGCCCTTCTTTTTTGCTTTTCTTTAGCTTCCATTGTTGCCTTCATGATTCACTTCCAAGCTCATGCTGCTCCTGCGG GGCCATTGATAAAGCACTTGTCCTCTATTATGAAATGGACCAAGTCCTCATCCAAAACACAACACCAATCGG ATGTCAGTGTGCTTCAATTTGAAGATGGATATCTGGTTGAGACAGTTGTTGAAGGGAGCGAGCTTGGCGTTGTGCCATACTCCATCCGAGTCTCACAAGATGGAGAGCTCTTTGCTGTGGATGCGGTTAATAACAACATCATGCGGATTACAGCACCACTATCTCAAT ATAGCAGAGCAAGATTGGTTGCGGGATCATTTCAGGGTCTCACTGGCCATGTGGATGGAAAACCAAGTGATGCTCGTTTCCATCATCCAAAAGGAGTTACTATCGACGATAAAGGGAATGTTTATGTTGCTGATACATCAAATCTTGCCATTAGAAAGATAGGAGAAGCAG GTGTGACAACTATTGCTGGAGGAAAGTCAAATGTCGCGGGATACAGGGATGGACCAAGTGAAGATGCAAAATTCTCAAATGACTTTGATGTCATATATGTCAGGCCTAGTTGTTCTTTGTTAGTTATTGACAGAGGTAATGCTGCTCTTCGCCAAATCTCTCTGAATAAGGAAGACTGTGATTACGAGAACAGCTCTGTTTCAACTACAG ATATTTTGATGGTTGTTGGTGCTATCGTAGTTGGGTACACTTCATATATGCTTCAACGAGGATTCGGCTCCTCAATATTTTCCAGGATG GGGACTAGCGGAACCACACTTGAAGAGCAATCGGCAAGCCAGGAGTTGTCAACTCCTGTTGCCGTGCCCGTGAAGGATGAACAAGAAGCCGGATGGCCGTCTTTTGGACAGTTATTATGGGACCTATCCAAACTTGCCCTGGAAGCACTAGGTGGCTTTTTTGTTCAATTCAATCCATTTGGCTCGAAACGAAATAGTTCCAAAAGAAACCTTACGCCATTGAAAGACACTCTCATCATGCCTGAAGATGAGGCCGATCCATCTTTAGCTCGAAAACAGAGAACTCCAATTCCCCTTTCCGAAACTAGGCAGATTCATGCTCCGATGCCTAATGAAAGAATTTCAGAAGCAAAGCCTCCTAAAACTCGCTCCACAAGCTTTAAAGATCCAAATTCATCAAGCAAGCACAGATCTTCAAGGAGACAAGAATATGCTGAGTTTTACGGGTCAAGTGAGGTTCCACAGTATGGACAAGTCAGGCCTAAGAGCCAGAAAGAAAAGACAAAGCATCGTGTGAGAGAGAAAGCCGTAGAGACGAATTTCGGAGCATCCGTGTTGGAGTCTAAGCCTGCTGAAATCAGTGCAACCACCTATGAACGTACAAAGTATGATCCTTTTCACCTCAGGAGCAAATATGGGGATCCGTATCGTTATTAA